The genomic segment TCCGATGCCCTGGAAGACTCATTTCCTGTCGATGATCGTGTGACCGATGTTCACCCGGTCAAATCCATGGTCGCCTGCCAGCCACTTGGCCATGGTATCGACCCCCAGCTTGCCCCAGGCCACCGGGTTGATTTCCACCGTCATGCCCAGTTCGCCGGCCGCCACCGCAGCCTTGGCGGGTGGAACGCCGTTCAGGCCGGTGATCACGATCTTGCCCGTCAGGCCCGCGGCCGAAACCGCCTGGGCAACCCCCAGCGCAAGTTCGTCGTTTCCGGCATAGATGGCGACCACTTCGGGATGGGCGACCAGCAGATCCTCGGCAATGCGCAGCCCCTGTTCGCGGCTCAGCGGGGCCTCCTTGCGGAACACCACCTCGATGCCCGGGTGTTTGGCGATTTCCTCGGCAAAGCCGGTGGCCAGGTTGCGGAACGTTTCGGCGCCGGACGGGCCGGTGATCATGGCGATCTTGGCGGTGCCGCCAAGGCGCGTGGCCAACCAGTCGCCGATGGCGTGGCCGATGCCGACTTCATCCATGGCGATGGCGGCGGTCTGCTTGGCGCTGGCCGCCTGACGGGCAATCGACATGATCGGAATTCCGGCGGCCGCCGCAGCCTCGTAGGCGGGGCCTGACGCCACGGCGTCGATCGGCGAGATCAGGATGCCGTCAACGCCCTGGGCAACCAGATCCTCGACCCCCTGGACCTGGGCGGCAACGGATTCATTTGCCGTGACAAAGCGGGCCTCCCAGCCGATCTCGGCCGCGCGGGCCTCGATGCTTTTGCGCATGGCAACGTAGAAGGGGTTGGTGTCCGACGCCAGCGACACGCCCAGCACCTCGGCGTGCAAGGGAGCGGCGAGCAGGGTCTGGCACAGCAGGGCGGCCGTGGCAGTCAGGGCCAGGAACCGGCGCGTGATGGGCATGAACAGTCTCCGTGTTGGGGGTTGGCGGGGCGGTTCTCCGCCCTCGGGGTTGTGAACGGCGCGGGTCAGTGCCGGCGTGTACGCTTGATCTGGTCGGCGGCGGCCGCCAGCAGGATCACCACGCCCACCGCGATGCGCTGCCAATAGGAATCCACGCCCATCAGGTTCAGCGCATTGCCCAGGATCACGATGATGAAAACACCAACCACCGTCATGGCCAGCCTGCCTTCGCCGCCCCGCAACGACGCACCGCCCAGGATCACCGCGGCGATGGCGTTCAGTTCGTATCCTTCGGCGGCGGTGGGCTGGCCGCTTTGCAGCCGCGAGGCCAGCATGACGCCGGCAAGACCCGCCGTCAGACCTGCCAGCGCAAAAGCCGACGCACGGATACGATCAACGGATATGCCGGCAAGAAAAGCTGCCTCTGCGTTGCCGCCGACCGCATACAGCCGCTTGCCATAGGCCGAGAGATGCAGCGCCCAGCCCAGAACAAGGAACAGCATGATCGGCGTCCAGGTAAGCAGCGGAATGCCCAGGACGCTGTGGCGCGCATAGTTCAGAAAAGCGGCCGGAAGGCCAGAGGGGCCGGAAATCGGCTGCCCTTCGGTGAACAGCAGCACAAGGCCGCGCAGGATGACCATGGTTCCCATCGTGGCGATGAAGGGATTCAGGCGCAGCCATGCGATCAGGACACCGTTGAGGATACCGGCAGCCGTTCCTGCCAACAACGCCAGCGCAACCCCGGCAACGATGCCGAATTGCAACATCGTCCAGGCCCCCACGCAGCCCGAAACCGCCACGATGGACCCGACCGACAGGTCGAAGCCGCCCGAGATGATCACAAAGGTCATGCCCATTGCCAGCACCGAGATGATCGAGGCTTGCAGCAGAATGTTGCGCAGGTTGACGGGGGACACGAAGCGGTCCGACATCAGCGCGCCAAAGGCAAAGATCAGCACGAGAACCACGACGGGTGCATTGTGCAGCAGGATTCGCATCAGTTGGGCGGTTGCAGCAGATGCGTTGACTGGAACCCGGGTGGTTGGTGCGTCTGATCGGTGTGACATGCGATCTCCTTCAGGGCGATGGTGTCAAAGCCCGGGTCCAGACGTTCCTGCGCAGCCGACAGCCGCTCACCGATCATCAGGCGCAGCTCGTCCACCAGCTCGGCAAGGTCGTCGATTTCCACGGAATGCAACAGGACGCTGCCGCCCTCACTGGCAAAGGCGCGGATCTGTTCCTTGATCAGCGCGCGCGCGCCGACATCCACACCATGCGTGGGTTCGTCAAGCAACAGAACCTGCGTCAATCCCAGCATCCAGCGGGCAAACAAGACTTTTTGTTGATTGCCCCCCGACAGGATCCCGGCAGGCAGCGACGGATTGCGTGGACGAATGTCCAGTTGTTCCATCAGCGGGGCGACGGCGGCATCCAACGCCCAGCCATTCAGTGTTCCGGCACGGGTGAACCGGCCGAGATGCGGCAAGACGATATTGTCACGTACCGACATTGCCGGAACGATGGCGCGGTGCCGTTCGCTGGGAACATAGCCGATGCCACCAGCAATGGCCTGATCCGGCCCGGTCAGTTCCACCGCACCCGCCGGCGTGGCCAGGCTTCGGCGTCCCTCTGCCCCAAAAAGGCTGCGAAGGAATTCCTCGATCCCGCTACCCAACAGGCCGTGCAACCCGCTTATGCGGCCTCGGCGCAAGGCGAGTGTGCCGCCGCCGGGCGTTGCGGCCTCGTACAGTACTGATGCGGTGGATGCCCCCACCAACGGCATCTCATATGCCATGATGGTTCGATTGGAACCGAACGGAGGGCGCACCGATGACGACAAATATCAGCATGCTGGCGATAGATCTTGCGAAGGGTAGCTTCCAGGTCTGCGCTGTCGGGCCGGAGGGGACGGTTCTATACAACCGAAGTTTGTCGCGGACGCGTCTGGCGACGCTTCTCGCCGACCAGCCCGCGTGCATCGTTGCGATGGAGGCCTGCGCCACTTCGCATCACTGGGGCCGGGTGGCACAACGGCACGGCCACGAGGTTCGGCTTGTCCCGGCGGCCTATGTGAAGCCGTTTGTGAAGCGTCAGAAGAACGACAAGGCGGACGCGGAGGCCATCGCGGAAGCGGCCTTGCGCCCGACCATGCGCTTCGTGGCAGTCAAGAGCGCAGAGACCCAGGGGCGCGCGGTCGCATTCCGGACGCATCAATGTCTGGTCCGGCAACGCACGCAACTCATCAACGCGCTTCGAGGACATCTGGCCGAGTTCGGCCTCGTGGCGCCGAAGGGACCGGCGAGCCTGAAGGTGCTGGAGAACGCGCTGGAAGACGAGGCCACAGACCTGCCATGCCCGGTTCGGGAGATGGGAACAATTTACCTTAGCCAAATCGCGCGGCTCACCGAGGTGATCGAACAGTTAGCGGACGAACTTGAGACGGCATCGAAGACAGATGCACAGCTGCGAAGATTGTGTACCATCCCCGGGATCGGCCCGGTCACCGCTGGCGCGGTCTCGGCGTTCGCCCCGGACCTCGACACATTCGACAGCGGACGCAACTTCGCCGCGTGGCTTGGCCTGGTGCCCAGGCAGAGGTCGACGGGCGGCAAGACCAAGCTGGGTTCGGTCAGCAAGATGGGCCAGACCGACATCCGCCGCCTTCTGATTGTCGGCGCCATGAGCGTGATCCGCTGGGTGGTTCGCAAGGGCGGCAGTGCGAACCGCTGGCTGGCCGCGCTGGTGGCGCGCAAGCCCAGGATGGTCGCGGCCGTCGCGCTGGCGAACAAGATGGCTCGTATGATCTGGGCCCTGACAACGAAGAAAGAGGATTATCGAATGGCGTGATCTGACCAAGAGCAGGGTCTGGACACGGCATGGCCGCAAGGCCGGGGTGAGCGATCGACGAGGAGTAGGCGACACGGACTTCGAAGTTCAAGGCGGGAGATTCAGTCCCGGGGCTCGAGCGCTTGCAGCTCTCTGAACCGATGTGAACCCAGCCTTCCGAACAGCATACCGGCCCGTGGCGTCATGGAAGGCCACGCTCAGAGGCCTGACACACGTCCGATCGAAGACCCCGCCGACGATCCGAAGATATTGCTTGCCAAACAGGGGGCATCCACACAGGCCCCGGGGGAGAAACCGGATGGTGGCGCGCCTGCCGCAGTTGCTGGCCAGAGATAGCCACCACCAGATCGTGCTGGGAATATCCGCCCCGTGCCAGTGAAGCCACCACCCGGCCATCCCGCAGCGCAGTCACCCGGTCGCACAGGCGGCCAATCTCGTCCAGCCGGTGCGACACATAGATCAGCGCCGTGCCCTGTGCCTTCAGCCGCAGGATCATGTCGAACAGGCGGTCCACCTCGGCCGCACCAAGGGCCGCCGTCGGCTCGTCCAGAATCAGCAGACGGGCCTGCCGCGCCATGGCGCGGGCAATGACGACGGACTGGCGCGCCGCAAACGACAGGGAGCCAATCGGTTTGCGCGGGTCGATCTCGACGCCCAACGCGGCAAGCCGCTCACGGGCCAGCGCTTCGGTTGTCCGGCGATTGACCAGCGGCAGGCCCGCGTGGCGGGCCCAATGGCCCAACATGACATTGTCGGCCACGCTCATCGCGGGCACCACGCGCAGTTCCTGCGGGATCAGGGCAACATGCCGCTCGGTTGCGTCGGCGGGAGAGCGGGGGCGATACTCCTGCCCGTCCAGCACCATCTCGCCGCGATCGGCCTGATAAACGCCCGTCACGATCTTGAGCAGGGTGGACTTGCCAGCCCCATTTCCGCCGACCAGCCCCAGAATCTCGCCGCGTCTGACCGTCAGGTCGACACCGTCCAAGGCCAACGTCTGGCCGAATCGCTTGGCGAGATTGCGTATGGCAAGGACGGCATCGTCGGTCATGAGGCTCTCCAGGAGGCTCGATCTCTGGACCGAAGGCTAGGAAAGCCGTGGCCATCCTGTCAATATCGAATATTAATCGGTAATGTCTCTTTTCCCGCGATGCCGATCTGGAAGGTTCGTCAAGTATATGATTCAGAATGAAAAAATTTTCTGTCGATACCGGGGCGGGCGCTGGAAATCCGGGCAGATCATCTGCATTTCCCCACCCGCCCCGTCGCTATTGCCCGGCATAGTATCGGATGGCGAAATCAATCCATTCGGGCGCCTCCCAATCGGGATGCGCGGCCCGAATCACGGGGGCCAACCGGGCAACAAGATCTGTGCCGGCGACGCCCGCAGAAGTGGCATCGCGCACCAGCTGTGCCACTTCATCCATGTAACCGGCCACTGCCCGGAGAATCTCTGCACCGCCGACTGACCCGTGCCCGGGCACAACGATGGCCGGGTCCAGCACCTGCAAATCGGTCAGAATCGACCGCCAGCGTGCAGCATCCAGCACGGCATCGTCCGGCGGGAACCATGGAAAAATCGGAAAGATCCGCTCCTCGGCCAGATCTCCGGTGAACAGGATACGATCTGCCGGCAGCCAGACAATCTGATCGGCAGCAGTATGCGCCAGTCCCCAGGTGCGCAGTTCTACCACGCGCCCGCCAAGGTCGATGCGATGAAGGGGGCCGTCATAGACAGCATCGGGCATCACGATTTCTACACCATCCAGTGCAGCAGAAACGCCGGGGCCAAAGCTGCGGAACATGTCCAGATAGCCCGGCCCGCGCGATACCAGCTCATCGCGCTGGCCGGCGTTATAGAAGATATGCGCATGGCCCTTGAATGCCTGCGCGCCAAAGCCGTGCTCGGGATGGAAATGGGTCAGCGTCAGGATCAGCGGCCGATCGCCGGCGATCTTGCGTGCCGATGCCAGCACCGTATCGCCATTGACTGGCCCCATGCCGCAATCCACGACAAGGACCGCATCGCGACCCTCGACAATGCCGATGTTGGGCACCAGAGGTATGCGTCGATCCTCGATCACATGAACACCGGGAACCAGGGTCCGCGGCGGGGCTGCGCTGACGGCTGGCGCGTCAGGCGGCATGGGGGAACGATCTGACATGATAGTCTCCTTCGCAGAGCGTTGTTGCGGGTTGCCTTATAGATTCGTTAAGTAAGAATTGAATTACATGCTAGTTCTTTCATGCCATCTGTAGCGGAGTGATATCCATGGTGCATCCCACCGCCCTTCTTGCGCTTCACTTCCAGAACGAGGTGATCCATCCGAACGGTGCCATCCGTGTCGGCATGGCCGAGGATTCGCCGGACCGCGGGCGACTGATCGCCAATGCCGCGCGCCTGCTGGGCGGAATGCGCGCTGCCGGGGTGCCTGTCGTATCTGTGCGCATCGCCTTTCGCCCCGATCATGCCGATGTAATCCAGAACTGCCGCATTTTCCGCGATGTGGTTCGGCTGGGTGCGATGGTCGAGGGTAGCTGGGGGGCCGACTTTGTGACTGGTCTGGGCCCGCTACCCGGCGAACATGTCGTCAAGCACAGCAGGACGAATGCTTTCATCGGCGCTCCGCTGGAGGAAGTGTTGCGCTGCCTGGATGTGCGGCACCTGATCGTGGCGGGGGTTTCGACCAATTCGGTGGTCGAGGCGACGGTTCGCCATGCATCGGATGTCGGATATCATGTCACGGTGGCGGCTGACGCCTGCTCGGCAGGCGATCCGGCCCTGCATGCCGCCTCGCTGCGCAACATGGAACTGGTGGCCGACATATCGACCACCGACGACATTCTTTCGCGGCTGCCGGGTGCCACCCCCCCTATCCGTTCAGAATGAAATCTGCACAGCGTTCGCCGATCAGCATCGACACCGCGTTGGTATTCCCACTGACCAGCCGCGGCATGATCGAGGCGTCGGCAACCCGCAGTCCGGCGATACCGCGCAGCCGGAGTTGCGGATCCACGACAGCCGCTGCATCGGAACCCATGCGACAGGTTCCCGCGATATGGCTGATGGGGCGAACATACTTGCGGGCGAAGGCTGCCTCGTCGTGCATGTCGGCCGCACCCTCGGGCGAGGAATGGATCTCTCCGCTGACCAGCCGCCGGAACGACGGTGCGGCTGCCAGTTCACGGGCGGCGCGCACACCCCGCACCAGCGTCTCGACATCGGCCACATCAGAAAGCGAGCCGCCATCGTAATGCAGAGGGGCGGCCGGATCGGCGCTGGACAACGCAACGCGGCCGCGTGATTCGGGCCGCAGCAACGACACGCAGATCGTGACGCCATGTCCGTCGGGTGCGGCCCATTCGGGGGATCCCAGCAAGGAGGGTATCATGTAGATCTGCACATCGGGGCGACCACTGCGCAGCGTGTCTACAAAAGCGCCTGCCTCGGCCACTGTCGTGCGCAATACACCACTGTTGAACAGCTTGTATTGCAGACCATGCTTCAAGGCCGCCATGCCCTTGTCCTGCCCGATCAGGCTGATCGGTTCCCGCAGGCGGAAATGCAACGGAACTTCGTAGTGGTTCTGCAAATCTGCGCCGACTGCTGGCGCATCGCGCAGCACCGTGATGCCGTGCCGTGCCAGTTGGTCTGCCGGGCCGATGCCCGACAGCATCAGCAGCTTGGGCGACTGGAAGGCACCTGCGGACAGCACCACTTCCTGGCGGGCGACCACCGTCACGGACTCGCCTCCCGCATTCCGGTAGGTCACGCCGGTGGCCCGTCCCCCTTCGATGACGATACGCTGTACCTGGCAGCGGGTGCGTACGGCCACCTTGTCGCCCCCCGGCAAGCGGCGCAAAAAGGTCTCTGCGCTGCTGCTACGGCGGCCATCGGCGGCGGTCACCTGAAAGAAGCCCACGCCTTCCTGCCGCGCTCCGTTGAAATCGGCGTTGAACGGCAATCCGATCTCTTGCCCAGCCTGGACAAAGACCTTGCTGGAGTGGAACCCGTACTGCATGGATCCGATCCTCAGCGGACCATCCGTGCCGTGATAGGGGCCGGAAAACACATCGTTGCATTCGGCACGACGAAAGTACGGCAGAACCTGATCCCAGCCCCAACCATCGCAACCCAGATCGCGCCAGGCGTCATAGTCCTCTGGCGTGCCCCGGATATAGATCATTGCGTTGACCGAGCTGCCGCCACCCAGCGTATTGGCCTGCGGCACATGCAGCACCCGATCACCTGCACCGGCCTGCGGGGTCATGCGGGCAAGGCTGACCCGTTCCGAGGCAAACAGGCGGATGAAGGCGCCTGGAATGTGAATGAACGGCGTATTGTCATCGGCGCCCGCTTCCAGCAACAACACCTTGCGACCGGCTTCGGCCAGACGGCCTGCAACGGCGCAGCCTGCTGACCCGCCACCGACGACGATATATTCGAAAGTTTCCCCAGCTGTGGCCATCTCACTCTCCCAAGGGTCGAAGTTCATGGTCCGGCCCGCAGATATTGCGGACCGGCTGTTCGGTCGTGGTGGACGGCGCCTCAGATCACGCCGGGTTCGGGGGGCAAGCCCATAAGGTGGCGACCCAGGACACGCGCAGCAATATCGTAGTCGACGTAGTAGTGGCCGGCCGCCATGTGGACGTCGCGCCAGAACCGCTGTGCAGGATTGGACAGATAGCCTGCGCTGCCACCAGATGCGTTGTAGAGGCGGTCGGTTGCCTGAACCGCAATCTTGACCACATAGGACTGCGTGGTTCGCCAGCCGACAAGCACGTCCGGCGTAGGCGCAAGCTCACCGCGCGCAAGACGCAGGAAGTCATGCCAGTCCTGTTCGATCAACGCCGTGGCCGCCCGCAGATCCTGATGCGATTCCGCCAACCGCATCAGCGACGGCGCCGAGTCGATGGTTTTCAGCCCGGTCAGCGCGCTGACCCTGCCTCTCAGTCGCTCGGAATAGGCACGCACCATCCCGTCTGCCGCACCAAGGGCGACAACCGAAAAGCTGGCGCCGAAGATGGCCGAGAACGGGATGCGGTACAATTCACCGTCATGCAGGCCGATGCCGCGCGATTGCCCCATGAACAAGGCGCCCATGGTCTCGATCCGGTGTTCAGGGACAAAGACCCCGTCGATCACGATGTCCTTGGACCCGGTGCCCTTGAGGCCGGCGGTGAACCAGGTATCCACAATCTGCACCTCGGCGCGTGGCACAAGGGCCAGGCAATGCTCGGACGCTCCGGTTTCCGCATTCGGCCTCATGCCACCCAGAATGACCC from the Gemmobacter sp. genome contains:
- a CDS encoding substrate-binding domain-containing protein, producing the protein MPITRRFLALTATAALLCQTLLAAPLHAEVLGVSLASDTNPFYVAMRKSIEARAAEIGWEARFVTANESVAAQVQGVEDLVAQGVDGILISPIDAVASGPAYEAAAAAGIPIMSIARQAASAKQTAAIAMDEVGIGHAIGDWLATRLGGTAKIAMITGPSGAETFRNLATGFAEEIAKHPGIEVVFRKEAPLSREQGLRIAEDLLVAHPEVVAIYAGNDELALGVAQAVSAAGLTGKIVITGLNGVPPAKAAVAAGELGMTVEINPVAWGKLGVDTMAKWLAGDHGFDRVNIGHTIIDRK
- a CDS encoding ABC transporter permease, which codes for MRILLHNAPVVVLVLIFAFGALMSDRFVSPVNLRNILLQASIISVLAMGMTFVIISGGFDLSVGSIVAVSGCVGAWTMLQFGIVAGVALALLAGTAAGILNGVLIAWLRLNPFIATMGTMVILRGLVLLFTEGQPISGPSGLPAAFLNYARHSVLGIPLLTWTPIMLFLVLGWALHLSAYGKRLYAVGGNAEAAFLAGISVDRIRASAFALAGLTAGLAGVMLASRLQSGQPTAAEGYELNAIAAVILGGASLRGGEGRLAMTVVGVFIIVILGNALNLMGVDSYWQRIAVGVVILLAAAADQIKRTRRH
- a CDS encoding ATP-binding cassette domain-containing protein; the encoded protein is MAYEMPLVGASTASVLYEAATPGGGTLALRRGRISGLHGLLGSGIEEFLRSLFGAEGRRSLATPAGAVELTGPDQAIAGGIGYVPSERHRAIVPAMSVRDNIVLPHLGRFTRAGTLNGWALDAAVAPLMEQLDIRPRNPSLPAGILSGGNQQKVLFARWMLGLTQVLLLDEPTHGVDVGARALIKEQIRAFASEGGSVLLHSVEIDDLAELVDELRLMIGERLSAAQERLDPGFDTIALKEIACHTDQTHQPPGFQSTHLLQPPN
- a CDS encoding IS110 family transposase, with protein sequence MTTNISMLAIDLAKGSFQVCAVGPEGTVLYNRSLSRTRLATLLADQPACIVAMEACATSHHWGRVAQRHGHEVRLVPAAYVKPFVKRQKNDKADAEAIAEAALRPTMRFVAVKSAETQGRAVAFRTHQCLVRQRTQLINALRGHLAEFGLVAPKGPASLKVLENALEDEATDLPCPVREMGTIYLSQIARLTEVIEQLADELETASKTDAQLRRLCTIPGIGPVTAGAVSAFAPDLDTFDSGRNFAAWLGLVPRQRSTGGKTKLGSVSKMGQTDIRRLLIVGAMSVIRWVVRKGGSANRWLAALVARKPRMVAAVALANKMARMIWALTTKKEDYRMA
- a CDS encoding ATP-binding cassette domain-containing protein; this encodes MTDDAVLAIRNLAKRFGQTLALDGVDLTVRRGEILGLVGGNGAGKSTLLKIVTGVYQADRGEMVLDGQEYRPRSPADATERHVALIPQELRVVPAMSVADNVMLGHWARHAGLPLVNRRTTEALARERLAALGVEIDPRKPIGSLSFAARQSVVIARAMARQARLLILDEPTAALGAAEVDRLFDMILRLKAQGTALIYVSHRLDEIGRLCDRVTALRDGRVVASLARGGYSQHDLVVAISGQQLRQARHHPVSPPGPVWMPPVWQAISSDRRRGLRSDVCQASERGLP
- a CDS encoding MBL fold metallo-hydrolase, whose amino-acid sequence is MSDRSPMPPDAPAVSAAPPRTLVPGVHVIEDRRIPLVPNIGIVEGRDAVLVVDCGMGPVNGDTVLASARKIAGDRPLILTLTHFHPEHGFGAQAFKGHAHIFYNAGQRDELVSRGPGYLDMFRSFGPGVSAALDGVEIVMPDAVYDGPLHRIDLGGRVVELRTWGLAHTAADQIVWLPADRILFTGDLAEERIFPIFPWFPPDDAVLDAARWRSILTDLQVLDPAIVVPGHGSVGGAEILRAVAGYMDEVAQLVRDATSAGVAGTDLVARLAPVIRAAHPDWEAPEWIDFAIRYYAGQ
- a CDS encoding cysteine hydrolase, yielding MVHPTALLALHFQNEVIHPNGAIRVGMAEDSPDRGRLIANAARLLGGMRAAGVPVVSVRIAFRPDHADVIQNCRIFRDVVRLGAMVEGSWGADFVTGLGPLPGEHVVKHSRTNAFIGAPLEEVLRCLDVRHLIVAGVSTNSVVEATVRHASDVGYHVTVAADACSAGDPALHAASLRNMELVADISTTDDILSRLPGATPPIRSE
- a CDS encoding GMC family oxidoreductase, whose product is MNFDPWESEMATAGETFEYIVVGGGSAGCAVAGRLAEAGRKVLLLEAGADDNTPFIHIPGAFIRLFASERVSLARMTPQAGAGDRVLHVPQANTLGGGSSVNAMIYIRGTPEDYDAWRDLGCDGWGWDQVLPYFRRAECNDVFSGPYHGTDGPLRIGSMQYGFHSSKVFVQAGQEIGLPFNADFNGARQEGVGFFQVTAADGRRSSSAETFLRRLPGGDKVAVRTRCQVQRIVIEGGRATGVTYRNAGGESVTVVARQEVVLSAGAFQSPKLLMLSGIGPADQLARHGITVLRDAPAVGADLQNHYEVPLHFRLREPISLIGQDKGMAALKHGLQYKLFNSGVLRTTVAEAGAFVDTLRSGRPDVQIYMIPSLLGSPEWAAPDGHGVTICVSLLRPESRGRVALSSADPAAPLHYDGGSLSDVADVETLVRGVRAARELAAAPSFRRLVSGEIHSSPEGAADMHDEAAFARKYVRPISHIAGTCRMGSDAAAVVDPQLRLRGIAGLRVADASIMPRLVSGNTNAVSMLIGERCADFILNG
- a CDS encoding acyl-CoA dehydrogenase family protein; amino-acid sequence: MNISNPGTGQVTGVASVTERMRSILDLVGANVVQAEDLRRVPDANVQALRDIGYLRGMVPRAYGGSEESPVDLYRAARLLASICPSTAWATQLLMGHAHVVAAFSKQAQDEVWGNGPDSYAASSVAPAGKFTPAEGGFHLTGRYQFSSGCDHAHWVILGGMRPNAETGASEHCLALVPRAEVQIVDTWFTAGLKGTGSKDIVIDGVFVPEHRIETMGALFMGQSRGIGLHDGELYRIPFSAIFGASFSVVALGAADGMVRAYSERLRGRVSALTGLKTIDSAPSLMRLAESHQDLRAATALIEQDWHDFLRLARGELAPTPDVLVGWRTTQSYVVKIAVQATDRLYNASGGSAGYLSNPAQRFWRDVHMAAGHYYVDYDIAARVLGRHLMGLPPEPGVI